In Taeniopygia guttata chromosome 14, bTaeGut7.mat, whole genome shotgun sequence, the genomic window GTCACAGAGGAGCAATGCCCAGGTTacacaggagaggaaggagTCCTGATGGTCTGTGCCTTATCCCTGTGTTTATCTGGGTCACAGCTTGGTTGAGTAACCCCTGATTAAAAGCACTCTCACTGAGGAGAGCTTGGAGCACTGCCATGCAACAGGACGTGTAAGAGGCAGCACTTTGGGGAGGAGACAAAAACATTATGTAAATGGATATTTCACAACAGCATCtatattttcaaagtaaattTTCTGTGGGAAAACTGCAAGTTTTGGAAATGTGTGTAGCAAGGGATGATGAATACAGCCTTTCTTGGTACTGCCATCCATTTAATTTGTGTAAATTGAATACCATGTTGTCCatgccctggctctgcctgtgTTATCAGTGGTATTTTGAAATGGAGACTGCACTGCTCTGCATCAGTGTAGCCAGAGTGAGCTCTGGGTTTTCAGGGGGTATGTATGGCAGTATCAAAGGGAAGGTATACAAATAGCCCTCTGATAATATTCCCTGTGGTAAAACAATTGTCCTCCTTGTGTCTCAGGTGAGTCTGCTTTCATATGCCCTCTTAAAGTGAGTGAATTACCCAACCACCCAGCCCTTGGTCAGGAGGACTGAGGAGGAGCTGTGGCACTGAACACAATCTGAAATTAAATCCCAGAGGAGTTGTTGGCCTCCACAGAGGGGATGATAATTCAAGATCCATAAACCCAGCCAGGCTTGCAGACTCAGAGGCCCAAGTGCTTTGTGCCTGCCTTTTGGGAAAGCCCAAGGTTTATTCTAGTTTGTGTGACAGATGACATGCAGAGAAGCTTAAATTAGAGCCCAGTGCAGAGTATAAGGGGTGGCTCAGAGTCCTTCTGCAAGTGCCACTTGCCTcagcaaagaggggacaccAGAGGATACAGAAGTTACCGTCTGACCCCATCCCTGGTTCTGACCCTACCACTGGTTCATTCCCACCCAAGCCCAGGATGCAgtggcagaggcacagccccaggaaagtggtgtctttttttttgtggatcaACTCCTCCAGGCTGTGGAGTCTACCCAGAGAGGAGAGACCAATGCCCATGTGAGAGCACGGAAGAGATCCCTGCCATACACACACGCACGGGTGCCACCTCAaacccagcagctctccagcagcacagcacatctCCTGTGGCTCCTGAGGGGCTGCAAGGCCAGGGCACATCCTGTGGGACACCTGTGCTTCAGTACAGGTGTCCATAGGCTGCACATGCCCCAATCCATGCACCACCAAGGATCATGAGATCCCTAGAAGGGCTTTCCCTGTAGGAGGATGACCATGGCTGGGGAACACCCTCTGTGGCAGTGGGTagtgctgctgtgaaatgcagacACATCTCTGCCTGAGACACCCCAACCTTCTCCACACAAGTGTGCAGGGCTGCTTGGGCAGAGGATGTTATCTGACCCCTCTGACTGTACCAGCCAGGGCTCTGtgcacagctgccagctctcAGTGGTGATGGCTGAGGCTGCTGTAGTTTATCAGTGTGGCAAAGATTTACCTCTGCTTTATCTGCTGGCAGGATATTTACTCCCAGAGGTTCTGCAGCAACCATCTCCAGTAGGGTATTTCTTTGACACATTTACCTGTGATTACAGACCTGTGCTGTTCTTCATTTTGCTCGTTCAGTCCTTCACCCACCCAGGGCCCATGCGCTGATGGTACCAGCCATCTGCTGTAGGACCAGGAACTCTTGTGCATGTGCAGCACATAGCACAACACAGCCAGCACTAACAGGAGTGCTGAGGGCTATTTCAAGTACAGGGAACAACTAACAGTAAGATCATACACTTAGAAATCAAAGATGTGCAGTCTGaggattttaaagaaagaaatctgaCTGGGCTTTCTCTCACACACACTTTTTTCTAGTACCATACTCAATTTCACAAACTCTGTATTCCTGTATTCAAAGTAATCCTTACTGCCAGTACTGTCACAGGCAGCAATTGTGAGTCCCTAATTCTTTGCAAGAGTCTGGCAAAGTGAAGTCCTGAAGCAAATGGCAGAATCTGCACTTACTCTTAAAAAGTCAGAATTTCATTTCTCCTCTGAACTGCACTGCAGatctcccagcctgtccctaCCACTACCTACAAACTATTTTATGTGAAATATTGCACATGGTGCAGCCACATATACTGGAAGTGGCTGGGTCAGAAAGGCTCAGAGTCTTGTGTTCACATCTGTGAACCAAGGGAGGAAATGCAGATTCCTCTCCAGGCTCCTTAGCGCGCTGCAGCCCACACGCTCCTCAGCTTAGACATGTGTCCTAATGCTTCATCACTGGACTTTTGCAGCATTATCTCTCTGTTCATGTAGCAATATGTGTCCAGACAATTTCTCTGGACCACACAGCTGTTAGGTGAAGAAGCAAGAAGCTGATAAGGCCAGCAGGCAAGGAGGACAGTGTGCTGACCCTTGCCAGTGTAGCCATGGCTTCTCAGGAGATAAGTGTCCCCCACTCCACAGCGGGCCTCTGGAGTGACCAATGAGTGTGGACAGGCACCAAGCTCTGCTCCCCCCTTCCCCTTTATAACCAGGGCTGCCAGGTGGTGAGTCCAAACCTGCTCTGAGCTGTCACTGCAAGGGGACAGAGCCAGCACCTCCTGCACAATGACGCTGACCCAAGCCGAGAAAGCCGCCGTGGTCACCATCTGGGCCAAGGTGGCCACCCAAGCCGATGCCATCGGGGCAGAATCCCTGGAGAGGTAAGGCTCCAGCAGGCCTCCAAAGAGGGCTTTGCTATTTGGGATGCATCCCATGTAGAACTTGGGTGAGTGAGAGCAGGCTGGGACCAGGGAGACTTGATGAAGAGTTGTGCTGCTTGATATGTAATCTCCAGGAGTTATAGCTGTGCTACTAAGTGCTTCACAATCTGGCAGTAAAGcatgcttttttaaaacaatttaatagggttttttttcttcttatagCCATACAGAAGAATTCATAGCCAGAAGCACTGGTGAGGAATTCAAAGTCATTCATATTTAGTGTCCTAAACACCATTATCCCTGTTAGGGAATAAACTTTAAGTGGTTTATGGTACAAGTGATGCACTTTCTCTTGCAGTTTTTATGCATTAAGAGAATAGCTGTCCACTAAACTCACTGGATGCTCAGGTTTCATTGTTCCAGTTGTTAAGTAACAAACTGTTAGGAAACAAGACAGCTGGACCCCCTGCATGAAGAATGGCACAGTAATTCAAAGTCCATACCAATTAAAAAAGCCGGTATAAAAGGATCTGGAAATTATCAGAAATTCTGATGTTATTCAAAGTGACTTAAATCCTATTTACAGCTCTATATATAGTATTGGGATCCTCCTTTCAGGATTCTGAGTACCATTCATATCAATTGTGGtttgttaatttttgtttgaaGGTCCAGGAAACTTGGTTATAATATAATACAGGAAGTTTGGTGACAAGACGGggcttttatttattaaaagcaaaaccaaacaaaaccaaacccaaggCTACACtaagttttaaataatttttaacactTAATTCTTCTCTAGTACATACAGATAAACCTGCTGTCTAATCTGCATGTGCTGCAGGTTTACACTGCACTTTTCTGCGGTTTTACCACCTCATATCATTTCTACTGCTGACCCTCTTCCTCATGTTCTCATCCAGGCTTTTCTTGAGCTACCCCCAGACAAAAACCTACTTCCCTCACTTCGATCTGAGCCaaggctcagctcagctccgtggGCACGGCTCCAAGGTCATGAGTGCCATCGGGGAAGCTGTGAAGAACATTGATGACATCCGAAGGGCTTTGGCCAAGCTCAGTGAGCTGCATGCTTACATCCTCAGGGTGGACCCCGTGAACTTCAAGGTGAGTGAGCACAGAGACTTTCAGGGGTGGAAACTCCCATCACAAAATTAGAGACCATAAGTCTCTAATGGCAGCTTGATCCCTGACTATGCTGCACAGCCGGTTTCTCATATGATTTTCAACCTGAGATAGGGTCTTTTAATGGAAGTTCTGGCCCAGTGCAGGCAAAGAACTCCTGTGGTTTGTGTTAGACAGACTCAAAtctttgctggttttgctgtaATTCACAATGAATCTGCCTCACACATCAAGCTACTTCACCTGTCTGGAGCaaagttttaataaattataaacaGTCACATTTTGTTGCACTTGAGGAAGGGGCACATAGAAGAGGGAGTGGGATCAGGCAGTGCCTTTTGTCCTAAACAAAAGACAACTGTACTTCTTCACTCCCATCTCAGGCAGCAGCCTGAGTTGGGACATGTACTTGTCATC contains:
- the HBAP gene encoding hemoglobin subunit zeta (The RefSeq protein has 2 substitutions compared to this genomic sequence), which encodes MTLTQAEKAAVVTIWAKVATQADAIGAESLERLFLSYPQTKTYFPHFDLSQGSAQLRGHGSKVMSAIGEAVKDIDDIRRALAKLSELHAYILRVDPVNFKLLSHCILCSVAAHYPLDFTPEVHAAWDKFLSSVSSVLTEKYR